In Acidiferrobacteraceae bacterium, the genomic stretch ATCCGCACGTGATTGAATTCCTCGACGCAGCCCACGCGGCCGGCAAACGCATCGTGCTCGTGACCAATGCCCACGGCAAGGCCATCCGCATCAAACTGGAGAAAACGAAGATCGGTGGCCATTTCGACAACCTGATCTGCTCCCACGACCTGCATCTGCCCAAGGAAGACATCGAATTCTGGGGCAAGTTGCAGTCGGTGGAACCGTTCAATCCGCCCCACACGCTGCTGGTGGACGACAGCCTTCCGGTGCTCAGGGCTGCCCGGGACTACGGCATCGCGCACCTGCTGGCGGTATACCAGCCGGACTCGAAGGCGGCGGCGAAGGATGTCGAGGACTTTGAGGCGATCCGGGATTTTCGGGACGTCCTTCCGGGGCTGGTATAGAACTACCAGTCACTACCGCCCGTCAGTGAGTTCATTACGCGCTCCAGACCCTCAACTCCGTCCTCAATCATCACGTCCAACGGGCGTCGGCTGGCAAGCAACATGTTTTCCGTGACGATCCATGCGTCGACGATGGCGGCGTTCAAGGGCAACATGGTTTCCAGGGAATGTTCGATTTCCAGGAGGCAGCGGGCCCGGTGCAGAATCTCCGGCTCGGGCGGCAAGGGTTCGCCCTGTCGCAGTCGCGACAGGGCGCGCGCCTTTGTTTCCTGCGGCAGGCCCAGTAGCGCGGTGCGCTGAGCGGAATCCAGTCCCCAACGATCGAACAACTGCATCAGCGCCCGGGCAAACTGGGCGCGATCCTCGTCGCTAAAGGTTTCGCTCATGACTCACTCCGGGGGCGGTGCCTCGCCCGTCTATCCTGCTTTTTCGAAGCGTTCCCAGCGGCGGTCCCAGCTCTTGAAACGCTTTCGGCAGTATTTGTCCAGGGTTTCGTAATCAGGAAAAAAGAGTTCGAAGTCGTCCGCGCCGGCCGGCGAGTTGAACTCGCAATCGTCATTTGAGTGTTCGCGGCAGATTTGTGGCCGCTTTTCATAGATACCACAACGACCATCCTCACCCAGATGGTTGCAGCGATTGTTCACCAGCAGGAACCAGCCGTCGTCATCCTTGTAGACCTGTACATCGTGGTGAGAAACGCGCCACAACAAGGTGTCAAAATCCTCCATGGACCGGGGGGCATCCAGTTCCTGTGTAATATAGGTACAGCAGGTGGAGTTTGTACAATAGCCGCACTTCTCTTCGGACGTCAGGCTGTCCGGATCAATCTTGACGGGGATTACCTTGCGCATGGACGTGCATTACCTCGAGTTCGCCAGTGTATCATCA encodes the following:
- the yrfG gene encoding GMP/IMP nucleotidase; this translates as MLSIPWSTIDTVLLDMDGTLLDLHYDTYFWTDHVPRRYAEKFGLDPAEAKEQLRARYRRAEGTLDWYSVDYWSNELGMDIAILKEEVDHLIAVHPHVIEFLDAAHAAGKRIVLVTNAHGKAIRIKLEKTKIGGHFDNLICSHDLHLPKEDIEFWGKLQSVEPFNPPHTLLVDDSLPVLRAARDYGIAHLLAVYQPDSKAAAKDVEDFEAIRDFRDVLPGLV
- a CDS encoding YkgJ family cysteine cluster protein, with protein sequence MRKVIPVKIDPDSLTSEEKCGYCTNSTCCTYITQELDAPRSMEDFDTLLWRVSHHDVQVYKDDDGWFLLVNNRCNHLGEDGRCGIYEKRPQICREHSNDDCEFNSPAGADDFELFFPDYETLDKYCRKRFKSWDRRWERFEKAG